AGTAATTAATATAACTGGCtatatgttcatgttttccATAGATGAGTATTCCTGCCTGCAGGGGACTGCAGTAATTAACTGGCTAAatattcatgtttgtcatggcTGAATATTCCTCCCTGCCAGGGGTTGCAGTAATTAACTGGCTAAATGTTCAGGTTTGTCATGGCTGAATATTCCTCCCTGCCAGGGTTGCAGTAATTAACTGGCTAAATATTCATGTTTTCCATGGCTGAATATTCCTCCCTGCCAGGGTTGCAGTAATTAACTGGctaaatgttcatgtttgtcatggcTGAATATTCCTCCCTGCCAGGGTTGCAGTAATTAACTGGCTAAATGTTCAGGTTTTCCATGACTGAATATTCCTCCCTGCCAGGGGTTGCAGTAATTAACTGGctaaatgttcatgtttgtcatggcTGAATATTCCTCCCTGCCAGGGTTGCAGTAATTAACTGGCTAAATGTTCAGGTTTTCCATGGCTGAATATTCCTCCCTGCCACGGGTTGCAGTAATTAACTGGCTAAATGTTCAGGTTTTCCATGGCTGAATATTCCTCCCTGCCAAGGGTTGCAGTAATTAACAGGCTAAATGTTCAGGTTTTCCATTCCTGCCAGGGGCTGCAGTAATCAACTCGctaaatgttcatgtttgtcattgctgaatattcctCCCTGCCAGGGTTGCAGTAATTAACTCGCTAAATGTTCAGGTTTTCCATTCCTGCCAGGGGCTGCAGTAATCAACTCActaaatgttcatgtttgtcatggcTGAATATTCCTCCCTGCCAGGGTTGCAGTAATTAACTGGCTAAATGTTCAGGTTTTCCATGGCTGAATATTCCTCCTTGCCTAGAGTTGCATATTTAACTGGCAATGCATGCTTGTCATGGGTGTCTTAAAAAAATCATGTGTTTGCAGTAATGAACTGTCTGGCTGCTTATATACAAACACAATCCACTGACTCTCATATTTAGAAAGCAAAACAGATGAATTAATTTAGTTTATTCATagtcatacatgtatgttacacaacatttcattttatctccaaaatgttttcaaatagtAACCAGTTCAAAAGAGCTGACTGATCAACCATGAAATCAACAAACTGATGCTCTTTCtcttttccaaatattttcCCAGAATGGAATAAATAATATTCTGCACATAATCTGGCAATGCCATGTTCTAAACATATTCTAGACTGACCAGGACAAGTAAAATTTCCAATTCATATAACGCCCCGCAAACAAAACCCTGAACACGTTCATGAGAACATGTACGAGTCACAACAGACTCCTGCACTAAAACATGATGAAAAGAGCAATGTCTGTGAAGGAGAATGCTTCTGAAACAGCCACAAGTTAATCTTGTCTGTGAGCAGTGGTCCGATGTCTTATGTTAATGATGTCAATGTCAATGGTGTGGATGTCATGAGACATGGTGCTTGAGAGTATGCCTGCAAGCATATACCAGTCTATGCCTTGGGTGCATTGCCTGCTTGTTGTTGTGCTGCTATCTGAGCCTGGACCTTCAGCTGAATCACTTCCAACACAGCTGCAACAAATCAACACAACTACACACACTACACAACTAAACACTTTTcaaggtgttattgagtattatagctaaaatgtatAGAATTATCGATTAAATGCCTCTTATCAGAAATGAGagggccactgtaacttgataattcCCCCAAATTACATAACCACAGGCCACTATCATGCCCACTGTTAGGTAACGTCACAAAGAGCTTGGCATGTCCTACCGCTcatttgaacttgggttcaatATTGACGATATTTCCGACTCATGTTTGTCTACATGTACGTGTTTCCAGTTCCAGTGACATTTTGCACTTTCTCGTCAGTGCTAACCTTAACAATTGTACCAAACGTACAACATGCAGCAATGACAGCATAGACTGGAACTCTAATGTTATTGAGAACTGAAAATGGTAGCTGGTAAACTAGGCAAAGGCCAAGGTCGAATGTTTTCACGCttaatagtgacgtcatctgttttGTTCTTTCACATTTCCATGTTTGTCGGTCAGTGACCCCGTCGTTTGGTGCTGTAATATGATTCAGTAAAAATTCTTCAAAACCAATAAAGTTCTTTGTTTTAATTTAGCTCAAAaatctatccattttagctataataacagTGTAGCTATTTttcaggggctcctttcacaaagcaaccttaactaaggttaaccttaactcacaTCCTTTAACACTGCACAAAGTTTACCTAAaataaccttagtgcaatgttaaagaatgggagtgaAGGTTAACCtttgtaaaggttgcttcgtgaaaggagccctaGGGCATTAACATTTCCAGAAGCCCCCCGTTTTTTCAACTGCCCCCCTTCGCCACGCAGCTAATGAAAGACCTGGCTTCCGAAAATGATAATACCCTGAAAAAATAGAGTTACCCTTACACCTGACCAACAGGAAACAGTGACAAAGATGCAACAATACAGTGTGGTCACGATATGTATGGTAACACGTATGTTGTCATGACCACACTGTAGCAGGGTACTATTATGAGGCAATATGACGTTTGTCGGGGCTCTTATATATTTCAGAGGgagattttgtttttttcaatagGTAAATCACAACCCTTTATCATCTTTTTTGTAATTTCAGAgattaaagacaatgttttcaagCAAAACCTTGTTCAATCAAGTTGATTGTTAAGACTGTGCCTTTTACAGGTAACCATGGCATGCTAGGGTATCTGTTTGAACTGGCTGACCATTCTCTGTAATTATTCACATTTTTAAACCAATATGTTGTAATGTATGTTAAGGGCTGTAATTCTATGTGGTTTCATTGGCAATACAGTGTCATATAACTGTTTCCTAGCAACACTACACTGGATCACATTTTGAAGACACAAAGATAACACTGGTTCGTTTGCACATATTTTGGATTTTGGGGGCCAGTTTGGTTGAATGATGCAGGGGAAAATGCCAGACACCAAAATCCAGAAAGTTGCTGTTTCAGATAACATGACTTGACATGTCAGCAAATATTTTTGTAAGTAGACAGGTGTTCTATAGTCCTTTTGTCTCTAAAGGAGAATGGTGAATtgcaaaacaacacaaaatcaATACATTCTAGTGAATGTCACCAAAAAAAGATTGGGATTTGGCAGTGTTGAAAACTCCCGCCTGCCCGACTGCCTGTTTTCGACCAGACAGTCAGTTATAAAAAGTTGCATGACCAATGGTCTTGGATGAATCTGACTTGGAGAGTAATGACTAAAGCCTTGTCTGAAACAGATTTGAAAACATGCAGTTTCTCTCCCATTATTTATCTTCttattatttttcttaatccagaaaattctggactggcaaCTTTCCAACCGCTTTGGTAACTTTTGAGAATCATCAGACCAGTTGTCTGGCGGAAATTTTGGTAGGTTTACAACACTGGTTTTGGTATAACAAACAGACTAATCCTCACCTTGTTTCATTCTATACTTTTCCTGCATAATGGGTTGGATTTTTTCAATCTGTTTTGTTAAGAACTCTACTTTTCTCTTGAAATAATCCTTCCCCTGGTCTATTGTCTGAAAGAGACAAAGAATTATTATTTTAATGACAGTTGGTGTAGATGTTCTCTGAGGTTTTCACAGCAGTTACCTTCCAGGCTTATATGAGCTTTGTTAAAGGTTCCATGTATTAGAGAGAACATAATGTTATGCACCTTTGAAAAGCATTTCATCAAAGATAGTTATAACATTATTATCAGGACCAGGATGATTAAAACCAATTACCAAAATATCCTTGAACAAATTTTGGTAAGACTACAACTTGACTAGTGGACAACCGCCTCTCAACAGAGCTGCAGAAGCTATCCATCCTTTAAGGTGTACCTACCATTTCTACATAGTAGCCAGTGCCAATATCTACCAGGACATTCTCTACATCACTCAGCTCCCCAGGCACATACATCTGGCATAGGATCAAGGACAGTACTGAATCTCTGAACATGTATATAAAACCTGAAGACTGCTCGTACATTTCATCTGTCATTGTTTGATTGAAATTCAAGACTTTATTATCCATAATGATGTATGTTTCACTCTGTTCACCACATCTGCAACATGTGTGACAAGGATACAGAACTTGTGAGAGGCACTAAGATGTCTTTGTTGAGGTTGTCGGGTGTGGCCTTGTTAAGACATTCCTGAGACTCAACAAATTTCCCCTGAGCCAGCTTCAGCTGATTCATGGAATTGGTAAAAAACTCTACCTCCTGAAACACAAGTTAAAATAGATTACATTTCAGTGTGTGAGACGAAAACCATTCCTTCTTCAatcatgtcaacaaaaacaaatcaatgGGTATTTGTTGATTTAAAAAAGAGGTAAACATTTCAAAAGAGAAATATGCACCTCAGCAGTACCGGTCATGCAATGTTCTAATTAAAGGTGCGAGGTGTGTAAAAAGAGCAGTAAGTGTTGTTTGAACATGCTAATGGCACACGTGATCAGTGTCAgtaaaaatcaataaatctgGACATCCATAACTTCTTCAAATTCCATATTTGTACATACATGATTaatgattattctgtttttctaagCAAACTATGAAAGATGTTTCATGGCAACTTATATGCCAGAAGTCCCGTGTCTCGGTTGCTAAGACAAACCTTGGGGCCTGCAAAGGGATCAGGGCGCCTGCGTTACCCTGTGAATGTTACATTACATATTAGCTGCGGTCACTTCAAACTAAACTTTACACTTATCATAATGAGTGTTTATTTATGTACCAACAACATCAAGCTGCTTGttagttatgctacagtagctcAAATACTCGATATCTAGTTACAGACTTACAACATAACACACATATCTAATTTCGTGACAGGGATGACAATTATGCTCCTCGCGCAAAGATGAGATAAATATAATTCAAATAGATTGTTTTGAATTAGATCATGCCATACCTGATCTAGCTGTTGTGACAGCTGATTTAATTGTTGTATAGGGAGGGTCGTAAGATCGACAGTTTGTCCTGATTTGGCAGCCATGCTTCCTTGCTGGTAGAGAATTtgttcaaagggaggtaactcttgcgATTGTAGTTCGTTACATACCACTTTCAACTTTCAGTTAGTCCAACATGAGAGCATACGCGACGCCAGAATACGTTGTTAAAATTGAATTGCAATTGTTGATACGACGTAGTGTACTGACTAACTGCAGAAATAACTCATTTCGCATATATGTTATCAAACACGCAGGTCAAAAAGGGTGATAACTGAATTTAGGCGAGTATATTTCAGGTGTTTATAGCATTGGTACATTGCGACAAATTATCTAGAACTATATCTGCCAAAAATATAGTTCTAGGCAAACTGCAATATACTGAGGTGGTGTTTTCATGTACCTGTTAATTGAATTAACTATTGGGAAATGATCGCAAGAGTTTATTCATATAATCTATGGGTGGGTAATCATGTATTACAATATATGTCGACCAGTGAAGCtgccagggtagaataggccttcagtaacccatgcttgccataaaaggcgaccatgcttgtcgtgagaggcgactaacgggatcgggtggtcagactcgttgacgtggttgacgcatgtcatcggttcccgattgcgcagatcgatgctcatgttgttgatcactgggttgtctggtccagactcgattatttacagacagccgccacatggatggaatattgctgagtgaggcgtaaaactcaactcactcactcacttacaataTATGTCAATAACGTACGAAAAGTAATGTAAACCATGCACACATATATTGTGATGCTTGACTTACACCTGTTCAAAAAGCCTGTGTTGGTTGGGttaaacatgtttgtgttggtaGGGTTCAACATAACTGTGCTGGTCACCTGTGCTGGCGATGTACAATATACCTGTCTTTCTTATGTTCCGCATACCTATGTTGGTGGGGTTCAGCATGCCTGTGTTGGTgggatcagagaccatataatattatggTCTCTGGTGGGATTCAACATACCTGTGTTGATGGGGTTCAACATACCTGTGTTGGTGGGGTTCAACATACCTGTGTTGGTGGGGTTCAACATACCTGTGTTGGTGGGGTTCAGCATGCCTGTGCTGGTGGGGTTCAACATACCTGTGTTCGTGGGGTTCAACATACCTGTGTTGGTGGGGTTCAGCATGCCTGTGTTGGTGGGGTTCAGATAagtagacttgtcatattctctacgctgcgcaaccccatttgcgctacagtttgcctgtggccAGTCTCACCTTACTTACGAATTtgcgcatttgtttacaaacaagagaaacgTCCGGTCACgtaatatgcaaattagcctgtggcagtgatgaTATGGTAAGTAAGTCCTCGTTGCGCCGAGTGTAGGGATTTTCGTCATCGTTCAACAAACACGATGGGATATAACTGAAACATACCACCTGAAGGTGTCAGCTTCTCTAGCCTATAAAGGCACGATTTtacaaatgctttaacaacaagagttatctcccattaaCTGTTTTTGCTTGAAGGGACGTACGCTCCCACAATGATACAATGTGCCTCTGCTGATAATGGTCAACAGTTTTCAGATAATCCGGACGACAAACAAAACATCTTCTGTGAAAGCTATTGGTGGCACAGAACATTACCATATACCGCACCCTGGCACGACGACAACGTGAAGAACTCCGGCAATTGCATCTCGATGTCAAGAAAGGGTACTACAAGTATGGCAGATATTCAATACGAAAGCGCCAGAAAAATTGTGTTTTTTAGTCACAAAGAATGACCTCTATGCATGCGCTGATAGTAGGTCAGCTGAAACTGACATCCGGACGAGGTCGTTCAGTCAAGGAAGCACCAGAAGTTGGGCAAACCAGCAGGTATTGATAAACTTTTGACGGAAATGTTTTGTATGGTAATCACTAAAACTATATCTTAGAACTGTCCGACACCATTTAGGATTCAGGTGTTTTCCCTTCGCAGTGGTCAGAAGTTATTATTGTCCCGTTGCACTAAAGCGGATTTCGTGATTATCCAGAATGAGAACACTGCGACTGTGTAAAATGTGTAACTTAGCCAGgattgaagatgaatttcattttgttatatGTCCAGCTTATGAAAACTTTAAATCTACCGTTTGTCTGTACATCCTATTACACAAAATATAGTTTTATTAACTTAATGATATCTAGTGATACAAACGTTATTATAAAGCTGCAACTTTATGTTCACTATGCACTACGTCTGAGATGTCAAATGTTGTAACATGCAAATCTCAACCTGCTTGTTATATCATCTGTATATGGGTGATTTTATAATGTACTAAGGTAGCCATTTTTGAAGATGAACTTTATGTTATGATGTCCAGGTATGATCTCAATAGAAGCCGTTTGCCTGTACATCCTATAATATAAACTTATTAACATAAACGTTATTATTAAGCTACAACATCATGTTCACCAAACAGTAAGTTTGAGACATCCACGTTTACAACATACAACGTCAAACCTGCTGCTGTATCATCTGTTTATGGACACACATGCTGTATAAACAACTGAACTGAATTGAAAAACTGTTGGGGAAAGCTGCAGCAGGTTAAAACCCGGGATATCATGAAACCCAAGCAGTCTCTTTTCTACTTTCACAAACCTGTGACGATCAAGGTTAGAATGGATCTCCAGTAACCACTGCATGTCAGTAAGAGGGtcagtaagaggcgactaacgggatcgggtggtcagactcgctgactgggttgacacatgtcatcgtattccagttgtcTGGACCGATGTTCATACtgctgattgtctgatccagatccgtttatttacagaccgccacacCACGGTTGACACATTGcagagagcggcgtaaaactgaactcactcactctactttCACAAAACATTAATGAATGCATTTCAATCTGAAACTCCCCCGTGCTACATGCTACTTTAACGTTCTTACAATACGCTTTCAGGTTAAAGCACCCCATAATATATCCCTGACTATGTCTCATGTCCCAGTGCACTCCAATACCTCTATAAAAAGGaacattttgcatgacattacCCACGAACTTTATGACACAGCAACTAAGTGGTTTGTTATAGAGAGAATTGTACAGCGATAACGGGTCGGTTAGGAAGGCATTCAAATCAACAGCATATTTATTACCGTAGCCAGTGTGCCGTGATACTGTCTGGAAGGCCTACATAACGATTCTGCATATACATAATTACACTCAATCTGTTGCTCAACACAGTTGGGTGCACACAGAGTGACTTTCTATTCAAAAGTCATAGACATGAAAGCAGTGAGGTTATTGTCACTCTAAAGTACATTTGTATTGACAGCGCTCAATGTATTTTGTCAAAGCATTTCGTGGAATTTTAATAGACTATACAGAGTGGAGTCAATAGTAATTAATCACTTTAGCTCAGTGTTAATCCATTAATTCTTGTCTAATCATTGGATATGTTGATTTTATCTGAAAATACTCTCAGAGACAAAAGTTACTGTGCGTTTTCGGCAAAGTTATTACGTTTTGAAAATCGTCCAGACGTGGCCGCCCACTAACAATCTCATGTCAGCACCGATGGAATAAAACTGCGTTCCTTTCATGGGTTCCAGCCAGCAAACGTGACATTCCGCACCAAAACCAAAACTACAGACATGCCCAGTTTTAGGCTTTTTAGGATTGACTTATTTTTCACCCGGTTGTTCAGACTGTAATTCATAGTCTATCCCCTGCTGTTATTCATTGGAGATATTTCAGCCTAATATTCATAGGTTTATTTCATGCAATTATTTCGAACGTTTACCCTATCTCACGCTGtatgcgctttgagcatgcacctTGTGGGTGAATATAGcgatttatcttacctcacacatgaatgtcggtgtctgattggctgagcgctcttctttacacatgcacaaaagttaagcgccactattttcatagtgtcttgatttcaccactgaagatcagaaatacaaactataaatgtttatgactgaattagccTTCCATAGCTTGAACCTAAGATTAtcaagatatgacaaggaaaacgTTCTACACTTGCAACTCCACTTCCCtaccatctgaatcttgaaaatttcacacacttggtttcacCGATCTGTTGTGAGATTCTCCTTTCACGTTAGAGAtagaaaatcagtcatggtgagGAGAAAGGTAACCCTGTCACGCCGGACCATTGCAGAGGAAACGGGTCGTCATCACAGCGTCATCTCCCgtttagttgccaaacataatcaaagcaatgatgtcaatgacaggcatagatctcgtcatgatagttACCATTGAGTATCAAAAGTAGCAGATCATAAAAATAGTGGGTGGCGtctaacttttgtgcatgtgtatagaaTGTTCAGTGCTGCCCGTGTATAAGCAAAgtgtattgcaatgcaccccgctgccaatagcaactcatcgATACTTCCTGGTAGGGAAATAACTCtagcaaaatctagcgatggctacgaaaacgttggactctctttccaataaataaaattTGACAAAACAAACGTAGTCCCGCTGAATATTAAGAAAGGGAATTACATCGCGGCGTCTTTACTAAGACTATACCTATAATCAGCAAGATGCAAAATTCGaatcatttgattcacacaggttggctgaagagtacgatccgatacccatgcataaaacagttcaaaattaacattgatgtgttcggtaagataaatacgttgttcactggtccctcgggaccCACGGGTTGAGGTAccatcgatgtttgtttatgttccctgaaccTGAAGGGCCTGAAGGGCTCagggaaaaataacaaacaccaCGGGTACCTGAACCCATGATCCCCGAGGAACCAGCGAACAACTTATATAATAACGTTCATCATTACCATATCCGAGAGCAGTATTGTACACGCGCCAACGACATCGCTGCACGACACCTAGCCTGATGGCCAATGCTGAAGTCAGAACGTTGATGTCTACGTTGGATCAGACAATGTTTGCGACTAGGAGCGCGTGAGTGGAGAAGTGTTCTATTCACCAAGAAGTCACGTCTGCTTCACGAGCCAGCAGGACACGTGTCATTGAGGTGAACCTGAGCAGGGGTCGTTTTGTAGGTAGGTGTGTTATGAACGTATCATCTGCGGCAGGATAACAGTTGCAGCAAGGATGCCAGTTACTGTGACTGAGGGAACTTGAATGCAGTGAGGTACTGAGTTTTTGGCACAGGACTAGCTGCCTTGGAGCGACGTGTCAGTATGACAACCACACCAAACCACTCGAGTTGTACAGCAACATTTTAATCAGAACAACGTAAATGTGTTACCCTGGCCCTCGAGGACCCTCACTGAACACAACTGAGGTGAAATGGAACGACATTCACTGCATTATCAACCTCTTCCAACAACGCAGCAGGATCGACGCCAAATCATCCCTCGAATAAGGAATGATCTTCACTAGGACTTTCATCAGCGTTTACTGGCCTCACTGAGGTGAAGATGCCAATCCTGCATCGATGCTCAAGGTGGACACTCACTACGTGTGAACTTGTTTCTGGACCCTGAGTTGTGTTCTGACTCATTCGCATTTGCCAAGCGTTGATCTGTTGGACTGTTACAACACCTTGAAACATTTGTCTTTGTGTATATTAACGCTATTTCACTCGAATGAAATACGCTTAACACCGACGCTACTTATATCATGGTTCCCAGGAGTAAAACCCTAAAGTAGGAAGAGACATAAGACAGCTGTATTCAGTATGTCTGTTAACGAGTTTACATCATTACTTGACCAGTAAAGACTGCGCTAGTGTTCTACTAAACATTAATCGAAATAAAATGTTCCTCgataaaatacacattttcattgaaaaaaaagACAACCAGTACGATTGTAGTTACTTTGGAATGGCTTTATATCTTTCCCcaaaatgtttacaagaaagtaTACACCCACGTTTGACTCCAAACAGACGAGAAATGATCTtttgataaatatgtatttgctgGGGGTATCACATCTGTCTTTAGAAACTTTTTTTACCGTAGTAGTAATTTGGATAACGATTATACGCTATTCAAGTGTTCTTTGTCCGACAGTTTAGACTGTGGAGTCCAAAATCCCAACACacctatgacgtcactgtattGTGTAACGACCCATTATGTTACGGGAATAGGCATTTAGTTGATTGTCAGTGGACAGATATATTGTCTGACAACAAGTGACACCACCGTACCGTAATCATCCAATACCTGGACCATAGCTGAGTGtgtcataaaacataaaacaaacatgagCACAGTTTCACATGTTCGACTTTATTTTATTGTCGATCTTTTGAATCATAAATACAAATGAACGACATTACACAGAACCACGACCAAGCTATTTTAATGGCCTCTACAAAAGAGATAACTGACTTGTGCATACACGGCATATTTCGCATGGACCTCAAGAACTATTGTactgtatattttttatgtccTGTGCAGATAAAACATTTGACGCGAAGGTGGTCCGAGTGTACAGAGGTGAGAAACATGCCCTTCAGCTTAACATTGACTGCATCGATGAGATAAGGCATGTAGGGGAGCGAGGTACGTTCAGAATTTTAATTCACATTCTTTAACTCGCCACGCAAAGCAATTTTCTGAATCACATATTCCCCTCAGAGGACATGTATTTATGGTAAGATGAGGGCAGTTCGTGCTTCACTTGCAGCACTTAAAACGGAACGTATAAAACGGTTTATTACTGGTCCATGATTGACAGACAGGTAATCAAAAGTTTGATAGGTGTCAGGACAGCAGGGTCCATTTAGACCTTAACAATTACAGCGGTTTGCTAAGTTTCTAGATTTTTATAAAGTAATAAAGTTGGaacacatttcaatataatcaagaatcacattctgaACAGCATTGCGAGTGATGAGATATTCAATACTGAAAGCTGTAGGAGATTCCACCATGGCCTTACGTTGACTTGCATACTTTTGGCAGTGCTATAAATAATGAGTCAAATTATCTAACAGATTATGCACTGTGCATTTTGCAGAAATACGGTGTACATGAATGATATTTAGATTTACACCAAGCCTACAATGCCCAAGACGAAGTACCCGGTCGTGGAAGGCATTTAGGAGATTAACATCATGTGTTTGCCAATTTACGGCTGTTATTGAGTGTTTTAAGCAAGGGAATTCATTAGGAACCGACGGTCGTTAGGAAAGAGGGTAAGGTTGCTATTTTTTGTAACTTTTATCACCATTCTGAAAATGACCGGAGCAAATTCTGTCATTTTCAGATGATGGACACCTGTCTAGTCGCCTGAAACATGAAATGAACTCACTGTAAACCCGTTCTGGCAACAATACGTACATACGGTAGTCATTACATACTGACCCTAGACTTAAGAAGTAGCATACACGATAACGGTACTATGACAGGTCCTCCCCAAAGGCTTGATTTAAGATGTTGCTGGGCGACGTgtgcggaattttaaaaaaaaaaaacgtgcATGAAACAGTACGGGTTGGATATCGCGTGGTACTATTAGTTTCCAGGACTCTCGTGGGACGCCATGCTGACCGGCGTGGAACTGAAactgctcacagattacgacctGTTCGTGACAAAAGGTCTCCGAGGCGgcattttcatgatttccaaacGCTACGCCAAATCCAACAACGTGTACGTCAAAGATTACGACCCGTTCCAACCAACCAAACGCATCCTCTACCTCCTCGCCCTCATCCACTGGCATTAACAATATTGCATCGGGTTCGAGCAAAGGCTACATCCTCGAAGTCGATCTGGAATACCCAACGGAATAACACGACGCGGACAACGATTGG
This portion of the Haliotis asinina isolate JCU_RB_2024 chromosome 10, JCU_Hal_asi_v2, whole genome shotgun sequence genome encodes:
- the LOC137298461 gene encoding prefoldin subunit 5-like; the protein is MAAKSGQTVDLTTLPIQQLNQLSQQLDQEVEFFTNSMNQLKLAQGKFVESQECLNKATPDNLNKDILVPLTSSMYVPGELSDVENVLVDIGTGYYVEMTIDQGKDYFKRKVEFLTKQIEKIQPIMQEKYRMKQAVLEVIQLKVQAQIAAQQQAGNAPKA